Proteins encoded together in one Lepus europaeus isolate LE1 chromosome 13, mLepTim1.pri, whole genome shotgun sequence window:
- the SERTAD2 gene encoding SERTA domain-containing protein 2: protein MLGKGGKRKFDEHEDGLEGKIGSASDGPSKVSYTLQRQTIFNISLMKLYSHRPLTEPSLQKTVLINNMLRRIQDELKQEGSLRPAFVPSAQSAAAPGDSFRDTAPAHPCDPGSTTPLEACLTPASLLEADDDTFCTSPAALPPAAPARLSPPALLPPEKDSFSSALDEIEELCPTSTSTEAVAATTDASKGTSSESGGPKAEGPPECRADDSKLMDSLPGNFEITTSTGFLTDLTLDDILFADIDTSMYDFDPCTSAAGTASKMAPVSADDLLKTLAPYSSQPVTPSQPFKMDLTELDHIMEVLVGS from the coding sequence ATGTTGGGTAAAGGAGGAAAACGCAAGTTTGACGAGCATGAAGATGGGCTGGAAGGCAAAATCGGGTCTGCCTCCGACGGTCCGTCCAAGGTGTCTTACACCTTACAGCGCCAGACTATCTTCAACATTTCCCTTATGAAGCTCTACAGCCACCGGCCCCTGACGGAGCCCAGCCTGCAGAAGACCGTGCTCATCAACAACATGCTGCGGCGCATCCAGGACGAGCTGAAGCAGGAGGGGAGCCTGCGGCCCGCCTTCGTGCCCTCCGCACAGTCCGCCGCCGCGCCGGGCGACAGCTTCCGGGACACGGCGCCCGCGCACCCCTGCGACCCCGGAAGCACTACGCCCCTGGAGGCCTGCCTCACCCCCGCGTCGCTGCTCGAGGCCGACGACGACACTTTTTGCACTTCGCCGGCGGCCCTGCCGCCCGCGGCTCCCGCCAGACTCTCCCCTCCAGCCCTCCTCCCGCCGGAGAAGGACAGCTTCTCCTCCGCCCTGGACGAGATCGAGGAGCTGTGTCCCACATCTACCTCCACAGAGGCCGTCGCGGCCACCACGGACGCCTCGAAAGGGACCTCCAGCGAGTCCGGTGGCCCGAAGGCCGAGGGGCCCCCGGAGTGCCGCGCGGACGACTCGAAACTCATGGATTCTCTGCCTGGGAACTTCGAAATAACGACGTCCACGGGTTTCCTGACAGACTTGACCCTGGACGACATCCTGTTCGCCGACATCGACACGTCCATGTATGATTTTGACCCCTGCACCTCCGCTGCGGGGACGGCCTCAAAAATGGCCCCCGTGTCAGCCGACGACCTCCTCAAGACCTTGGCCCCTTACAGCAGCCAGCCGGTCACCCCGAGTCAGCCTTTCAAAATGGACCTCACAGAGCTGGACCACATCATGGAGGTGCTGGTAGGGTCCTAA